Genomic segment of Candidatus Protochlamydia amoebophila UWE25:
TCTTTTGATTTACAAAAACAAAAATTTTAACTTTCAGCAGGAAAATTTCCAATTCAGCTTATCCATACCTTCTTTTACAAGATATCTAATCACTTGTATAGGGAAATTTAACCGTCTCACAAATTTGTCGAGTGGTTAAGGTAAATTATTATCTAAGAAATAAATCTGGCTTCTAACCTTAAAAAGCCGAGAGAAAAAAGCCTCCCACGATTAAAAAACTTGAGATTTTACCTGCCTTTTATCCCAAAAAAAACCGAGACCCATTCCAATTGCAGACAAGCCAATGCTTGACATTTCTTTAAGAAAATTCATTTGTAAATCACGAAAAAGAAAAAATCCAATCGCACCAAATCCCATCGCTAAAAAAGCTGCAGATGAAGATCCTTTTTTATTAAACATAGCCGCAAAAACAGGTACAAATAAGCAATAAACAGATAGTTCGTAGCTTTGTATTAACAAATCAACAATTTCGCCAAAACCAAATGAGGCAAGAAATGCGGCCACCCCTATAGCCGTTGTTAATAATCTCGAAATTTTAACCCCATCCATTTTGTCTAAAGTGACAAAGTCAAAATCTTGGCTTAAATTCGAGCTGATTGCATTGAGAAGAGAAATGGCTGTTGAAATAATAGCCATCAGCACAGCACATCCTAAAAAAGCAGCAAAGGTGGGATTGGTGATTGTTTTAGAAACTTCTATAAAAACACTAGAATGACTGGGAATAGATAGACCCATTTGCTTTCCTAATACCCCAAAAAAAATAGGGATAATACTAATTCCAAATGTACAAATAGCCGCACAAGCCGCAGCTTTTGTGACAATGCTTGGGGATTTTGCTGCAAAACATCGTTGTGCCATATCTTGTTCTATGACCATAAAAAGTAGAGGCATTAATAGCCATCCACTGAGTTTAGATGCATAAGGGTCTCCCGCAAAAGCATCAAAACCATTTTTCCAAGAGAGTGCCCATGTAGATTCTTGGCTGATCAAAACAAAGAAAAAACCTCCAACAAACACACAGATAAAAAATAATGCTTGAATAATATCAATGGAAACAACTGCTTTCAAACCACCCATCACGGTATAAATAATAATTAAACCCCAAAAAGCCATAAAAAACACAGGTTGGTCGACACCCATACTGACCATGAATTTTTTAGAAGCAATGACTTGTGCAACTAAAATCATAAAGAGGGAAACTATGGAAAGAAGAGAGGCTATTTGTTTTAAAAATTTCGATTGATAGACAATCTCAAATAGTTGAGCAACAGTAGAAACTTGAAACTGAGCCATTTTTTTTCCAATTCCCATTGCCAATAAAACAAACCCTAAGCATGATCCGAGAGGATATAATAACACTCCCCAACCATAACGGTATGCCTCTTCTGCCGACCCTAAAATCAATCCTCCTCCAATTTGGGTGGCAATAAAAGTCATCAATAAAGGAAAAAAATAAACATCTTTTCCTGCTAAAAAATAATCTTGTTGATTTTTTAAATTTTGTGTGGCTTTTTTCCCTGCTAAGAAACAGATAATTTGGATAATCACCACAAGACTAATAAAAATAGACGTATTCATTTGGTGCCTGTCATAAAAAAACTTGTATAGAATAAGAACTTTAAAAATTTACAAGTAGGTTTTTTAAATCTATTTTTAAATTTTTACGCTTTCAAAAACATTTAAAATTTGAATGGAAAATTTTAATTAACAAAACAAATAAGATTCACAAGAATTTTAATGAAAACAAGGGTGGGAATGATGAAGAAAAATTAAAGAAGAAGGATTAATTAACGGCCTAAAACGGGATAGATTATTTCGTTGCATATAACATCCTTAATTTAAAATTTCTCTTTTTTTATTATTTATAATAGACGCTAAAATAAAAACCACAATAAATTTATTTTATAATAGCGTATTATTTAGAGTCAACGATACATTGCTCAATTTCTAGGAAATAAACGACCCACAACCTTTTTTATTTCAACTAAATAAGAAAGACTTGAAGGGTCCCAATTTTATTATCAAATAGACTTTCTTAAAGTTTTAAGGGATATACAAAGTAAGAAAATTTTTAAAATTTCACCCCCGATAAAAGGATAAAATCCCATCATTATCACATTTTTCCAACCCACAAAAGGAGCTAAGCCTAATACTCCAATCGCAAGTTGCGTAATACAAGCCACAAAACCCATTAAAGCGAGAAACTGAATTTGATGTTTTTTCATTTTTTCTACAGCCCATCCCATTAAATAAACTTGGGCAAGAAATCCAAAAATATACCCAGCTTTAGGACCAAAGAAAACCAGAGGATTCATTTCGAAATTAGATAAAACTGGCATGCCAACCGCTATTTCAGCAAAGTAAGCTAAAATCGCCCATACCCCATTTCTCTTTCCTAGTGTGACTCCAATTATCATCACTGCTAGCGTTTGCATTGTTAATGGAATCGGCGTAAATGGAAGTGCAATTTTTATTTGAGCACAGAGAGCAAGAAAAAAAGAAGCTGCTAACACTTGAAAAGCAACACTCCAATTTTTAATTAGGGAATTAGTTGATTCATCAACGTGGCTAAGATCTACAGAGTTGGCCATTTTATACCTATGAGGGTTCAAAATTTAAACTAGAGATAACCCATGATAAAAAATAAATTCTCAATTAATGTTTGAATTTATCACTTTATTTCTGAGATTACATATTAAGTGCTTCTATAATAAACAAACTCCAGGATAGTCGTCAATAGACTTCTTAAAAAACATTTTTTTATACGATTCTAGTTTAGAAAAAAGATTTTATTTTAGTGAAACTTGTAAATAAGAATCAATTCGATTACACCAACCTTTTAACCAGCGCTGCTCACCTCTTGCAATGGGAGCATTTTGAACTCTTAATTTGAGTATCTCTTTTGCGGCACATACAAATTCTTCAATAGCAACTTTTCCCTGTTCGCTTCCTTGCATTCTTTCCAATACTTGCAATAATCCCCACCCTTGCCCTTGGTAGCATTCCTGAAAAGAAATTCCCTCTCCTTTAAAATTGAGATAATCAAGAAGGACAAACAATCCATTAGAAGTTTGAGCTAAACGATGAAATTGTTTAGAGATTTGATCTTGTTTTTCAAGTTTTGCATGTTTAAGTAAAATAGGAAGAGCATAAGAAAGCCTTTCAACCATAAAACAAATTTGCAAATCAATGTGATCGACTAATAATTGACGAAATTCTTTCATTTTAGTGCTTTCTTGGGCATCCAAAAAGACTTGACGTGTTTGCCAAGGGCATCCTTGCGCTATCTTTAACCATTCGGGTAAAAGGATTCCGTGCTTTTGTAAGTAAATTAATAAAGAAGGAAACATTTCTTTAAAAGGACCTTGTTTCCCCGGTGGATACCAGATGAAATGACCTATTCCAACTGATGCAAATTCCTCTCCTTTATTCCAACTTGTAAGACCTTCTTGCTTAGCCCCACATTCGTTTTTCCAAATTAGCATTCCCATTTTTTGGGCTTCATCAGGATTAATTGAAAAAGCAGGATTGATGACTACTGCCAAACCAGAACAATTAAAAGAGATGAGAAACATTAAAAGTAATAGACGCAACAATACTTTTTTCATTTTCTCCTTTTATTCTTCAAAAATTGTCATTAAATATTCTTTAGCACATTGAAGTGAAACCGCGCAAGGACTGTAAGTATATAGAGTCACATCTGCCAAATCATGTTGGATATTGGAATCGGCAACAACGACAGCGATCATTTCGCTATTTTTATGAGCTTTAATAAAGTTGAAGAAATCTAAATGATTCGGATATTTTTTATGATTGTAAAAAAAGAATACACAAACATTAATTTCTTGACACTTTTCCAAAACGGTTTGAAATTCTTTTAAATTGGCGTCAAACAAAATGACTTGCACATTTTGATTAGGTGTTAACCAATCTGTTTTTTCTAATTCTTCTTTTAAAATGTCAGGTGCAATTAAAGTAACCCTTGGATTCTGAAATGAAATTTTTAAATCCTCATTTAGATTATGCAAGGCTTTTTCTGCAATGTTTTTTGCCAAAGCTTGATTTTTTTGAAGGGAAAGTTCTCTTCTCCTCAATTGTAAATCATCTTCTTCTGATTGAAAAAGATGATAGGATTCCTTAAGAGCAAGAATCCTTTTTACCGAGATATCAATTCTCGCTTCAGAAATAAGATTTTGTCTAACTGCATTAACAAGAAATTGGTGAATTTTTAAAACGTCTTTAGCTTCCAACTCAAACTCGCTAGATTCATTTAAAAGTCGTTTACCTCCTAGCAGTAAGAGATCATGTCCTGCTTGTAAGCTTTTTAAAGCAGCTTGTTCTACAGTTTTGCCATCTTGCAATACCCCTTGCATTACAAGCGAATCTGTTAAAATGATTCCTTTTTCTCCGATCTCTTTTCTTAGAACATCAATCGCAGATTTCGAAAATGTTACGCAATTCAAAGCATCAAGTGCAGGAACAAGCAAATGAGCAGTCATGACAACAGGTGTTTGAGAAGCGAGGGCTTTAAAGGGAACAAGTTCGACTTTTTCTAATTCAACAAGCGTTTTGTTAACGATAGGCAAAGTATGATGCGAATCAGAGTTTGTATCACCATGGCCAGGAAAATGCTTTAGAGTTGCAATCAATCCAGCCTTGTTAAATCCTTCAACTACTTTTGAACCAAATCGAACAATTTCATCTGGACAAGTACTAAAAGAGCGAATCCCAATGACTGGATTACAAGGTTGAGTGTTG
This window contains:
- a CDS encoding sodium:solute symporter family protein, which produces MNTSIFISLVVIIQIICFLAGKKATQNLKNQQDYFLAGKDVYFFPLLMTFIATQIGGGLILGSAEEAYRYGWGVLLYPLGSCLGFVLLAMGIGKKMAQFQVSTVAQLFEIVYQSKFLKQIASLLSIVSLFMILVAQVIASKKFMVSMGVDQPVFFMAFWGLIIIYTVMGGLKAVVSIDIIQALFFICVFVGGFFFVLISQESTWALSWKNGFDAFAGDPYASKLSGWLLMPLLFMVIEQDMAQRCFAAKSPSIVTKAAACAAICTFGISIIPIFFGVLGKQMGLSIPSHSSVFIEVSKTITNPTFAAFLGCAVLMAIISTAISLLNAISSNLSQDFDFVTLDKMDGVKISRLLTTAIGVAAFLASFGFGEIVDLLIQSYELSVYCLFVPVFAAMFNKKGSSSAAFLAMGFGAIGFFLFRDLQMNFLKEMSSIGLSAIGMGLGFFWDKRQVKSQVF
- a CDS encoding biotin transporter BioY, whose amino-acid sequence is MANSVDLSHVDESTNSLIKNWSVAFQVLAASFFLALCAQIKIALPFTPIPLTMQTLAVMIIGVTLGKRNGVWAILAYFAEIAVGMPVLSNFEMNPLVFFGPKAGYIFGFLAQVYLMGWAVEKMKKHQIQFLALMGFVACITQLAIGVLGLAPFVGWKNVIMMGFYPFIGGEILKIFLLCISLKTLRKSI
- a CDS encoding glycoside hydrolase family 3 protein, translated to MFTIISKKFPFIYKKNLLLLFFLFVSLKAENTVPKLEDLTLEEKIGQLLIVHFRGEDCNKEALQMIYEAHVGGVIYYPWSNGLNSPLQIQHLSAHLQAAAFQKKNKIPLLISVDQEGGVVNRLTKGMTLFPGNYALGQTKDPQLAFEYASASANELLAMGINMNLAPVIDVNTQPCNPVIGIRSFSTCPDEIVRFGSKVVEGFNKAGLIATLKHFPGHGDTNSDSHHTLPIVNKTLVELEKVELVPFKALASQTPVVMTAHLLVPALDALNCVTFSKSAIDVLRKEIGEKGIILTDSLVMQGVLQDGKTVEQAALKSLQAGHDLLLLGGKRLLNESSEFELEAKDVLKIHQFLVNAVRQNLISEARIDISVKRILALKESYHLFQSEEDDLQLRRRELSLQKNQALAKNIAEKALHNLNEDLKISFQNPRVTLIAPDILKEELEKTDWLTPNQNVQVILFDANLKEFQTVLEKCQEINVCVFFFYNHKKYPNHLDFFNFIKAHKNSEMIAVVVADSNIQHDLADVTLYTYSPCAVSLQCAKEYLMTIFEE